A region of Paenibacillus thiaminolyticus DNA encodes the following proteins:
- a CDS encoding TULIP family P47-like protein, with protein MNTYGWDIIYVNSNESINKQLKKYMNENKITFTYEDENTFVSLTFDNWEIVPGGSSKLLRLKALVKEGELTFMGQRTLLNGICPLLEVQLGFFDDKNDSYIQKLMFNFQVKGEKEGDQREGAITVINPDVNKIFAEGSMIYTLLNLTLADMFIANKEKISYIFAQLNISPDIPWMQPKKYKYSYYSPTSSKDKGFLSVLSVVTNRDISGLTEGIDGSILDNNHDSFLVLSERLFLEHIIMPELPNSFGNGTTKNHFKFEGTSNTSGVIKNSRNINCGSVRWGLIDYYPILTDLKIQVEGNSLRMKASGKCDITGLASSYVTFEVETKNTFYFNKASKRIEFKPDSNPKVSYERHIPWWIWILGIAAPIVDVIIHFVTEAISGSVAGNIKIDTNTSIGELRSEVVKWSGMDEEEITDCVFDVAFCIKGIKLNNGNSKNYKIVSALNDSSVVDMSLQKNGDVHLWEYGGALNQKWNVINDETKKAYQFKNMYDESLVLAWNDYMGSRNVFATPNQGKDEHYWLLEDTGDGYHILKNKKYPYFVLDVDKADTDNGTNIKVNEQHDFSSPYIKAQKFKLIQV; from the coding sequence ATGAATACTTACGGGTGGGACATCATTTATGTGAATTCGAATGAGAGTATAAATAAGCAACTAAAGAAGTATATGAATGAAAATAAAATAACCTTTACCTATGAGGATGAAAACACATTTGTCAGCTTAACTTTTGATAATTGGGAGATAGTTCCCGGGGGATCAAGCAAACTCTTGCGATTGAAAGCACTTGTGAAAGAGGGAGAGCTGACCTTTATGGGGCAGCGCACACTGTTAAACGGGATCTGCCCTCTCTTAGAAGTTCAACTTGGCTTCTTTGATGACAAAAATGATTCCTATATTCAGAAGTTGATGTTTAACTTTCAAGTAAAGGGAGAGAAGGAAGGGGATCAAAGGGAAGGAGCAATTACGGTAATTAATCCGGATGTAAATAAAATATTTGCTGAAGGAAGCATGATTTACACCCTTTTAAACTTAACATTAGCAGATATGTTTATAGCTAACAAAGAGAAAATATCTTATATATTTGCACAACTGAATATATCACCGGACATTCCGTGGATGCAACCTAAAAAGTACAAATATTCTTATTATTCTCCTACTTCCAGTAAAGATAAAGGTTTTTTGTCCGTTCTTTCTGTCGTAACGAATCGGGACATATCTGGACTCACCGAGGGGATTGATGGTTCAATCCTGGATAATAATCATGATAGTTTTCTGGTGCTGTCTGAACGATTGTTTCTGGAGCATATCATTATGCCGGAATTGCCAAATTCATTTGGGAATGGGACAACAAAAAACCATTTTAAATTTGAAGGTACATCAAATACAAGCGGGGTCATTAAGAATAGCAGGAATATAAATTGCGGTTCGGTACGATGGGGTTTGATCGATTATTATCCGATACTAACGGATTTAAAAATACAAGTCGAAGGGAACAGCCTTCGGATGAAAGCATCAGGAAAATGTGATATTACGGGACTGGCAAGCTCGTATGTAACATTTGAAGTCGAAACGAAAAATACTTTTTATTTTAATAAAGCTTCGAAGAGAATTGAATTTAAGCCTGACAGTAATCCAAAGGTAAGTTACGAGCGCCATATTCCATGGTGGATATGGATATTAGGAATAGCAGCTCCTATCGTGGATGTTATTATCCATTTTGTCACTGAGGCAATTTCCGGTTCTGTTGCCGGAAATATCAAAATTGATACCAATACTTCTATTGGTGAGTTAAGAAGTGAAGTAGTGAAGTGGAGTGGTATGGATGAAGAAGAGATTACAGATTGTGTGTTTGATGTAGCTTTCTGTATAAAAGGTATTAAATTGAATAATGGTAATTCCAAGAATTACAAAATTGTAAGTGCTTTAAATGACTCAAGTGTCGTTGATATGTCTTTACAAAAAAATGGGGATGTTCATTTATGGGAATACGGCGGTGCTTTAAACCAAAAATGGAATGTTATTAATGATGAAACGAAAAAGGCGTATCAATTTAAAAATATGTACGATGAAAGCCTAGTATTAGCCTGGAATGACTACATGGGCTCAAGGAATGTATTTGCTACACCTAATCAAGGGAAAGATGAGCATTATTGGCTCCTTGAGGATACAGGAGATGGTTATCATATTTTAAAGAATAAAAAGTATCCTTATTTCGTATTGGATGTAGATAAGGCTGACACTGACAATGGAACAAATATTAAAGTGAATGAGCAGCATGATTTTAGCAGCCCGTATATTAAAGCACAAAAATTCAAATTGATACAAGTTTGA
- a CDS encoding TULIP family P47-like protein produces the protein MTITHSTSTFNWDTVFAIPIAEVNRIIREQKSSPQHFELNDSNHNFKGDFGEWQIITGGDGNSIRMNIPVRNFQTFLSEDLFIGEFGFQSADLNVQVKLNYLPHENISNKTTNEQLYDLKIKSISSDPLYDPVVIAISLKNVEGLFFPWSLRSSLFIDLQTILKELFMQQIIKWLTLNLEAFNHTFSVVNLNLYISDEEPWTWCKPSYVDYAYTDIEEDLDKSLLGVLCMTGGRKGGIQQQQKLDAYVIPESSNAGFLIAEERFLLDVLLPTLPMKFEYSTINDYEVINASGEAGQYQYILRLKKDRKIKLDRVEVNGSRYDPYMTEMSLSLVNDTLKLEAATETSIGAGGVVGCRTINWYKLKLAENGNGEQTIAYEEALQPTVTHYVIKEGSNWVWEVIAVIIGLLAQAVLAIFTAGASLLIGSIVILILTGVLAKTPDIIQNWNIHTSPSIEPFLENTTSEIIWNASDTFKLDYAGLAGPLQLGGKFA, from the coding sequence GTGACGATTACCCATTCAACTAGCACTTTTAATTGGGATACCGTATTTGCCATTCCTATTGCAGAGGTTAACCGCATTATAAGGGAGCAAAAAAGCAGTCCGCAACATTTTGAGCTGAATGACTCCAATCATAATTTCAAAGGGGATTTTGGAGAATGGCAAATTATTACCGGCGGTGACGGAAATAGCATTCGAATGAATATACCTGTTCGGAATTTTCAGACATTTCTGAGTGAGGATCTGTTTATAGGTGAATTTGGATTTCAATCCGCGGATTTGAATGTCCAGGTTAAGCTCAATTACCTGCCACATGAAAATATATCGAATAAGACAACGAATGAACAATTATATGACTTGAAAATTAAATCAATAAGCTCTGATCCGCTTTATGATCCTGTAGTGATAGCCATTTCGCTCAAAAATGTTGAAGGCCTATTTTTCCCATGGAGCTTGAGAAGCAGTTTGTTTATTGATCTCCAGACGATCTTGAAGGAATTATTTATGCAGCAAATCATTAAATGGTTGACATTGAACTTGGAAGCATTCAACCACACCTTTAGTGTCGTTAACTTAAATCTGTATATTAGCGATGAGGAACCATGGACTTGGTGCAAGCCTTCTTATGTCGATTATGCATACACAGATATTGAAGAAGACCTGGACAAAAGCTTGTTAGGAGTATTGTGTATGACAGGAGGAAGGAAAGGGGGAATACAGCAGCAGCAAAAGTTGGACGCCTATGTCATTCCGGAATCGTCGAATGCCGGGTTTCTAATCGCAGAAGAACGATTTTTATTAGATGTATTATTACCAACTTTACCAATGAAGTTCGAATATTCAACGATCAATGACTATGAGGTAATCAATGCAAGCGGGGAAGCAGGTCAATATCAATATATATTGAGACTGAAAAAAGACAGAAAAATTAAGTTGGATAGGGTAGAAGTGAATGGCTCAAGATACGATCCGTACATGACCGAGATGAGCCTAAGCTTAGTAAACGACACATTAAAGCTGGAAGCAGCCACAGAAACTTCTATAGGAGCAGGTGGCGTGGTAGGTTGTAGAACGATCAACTGGTATAAGTTAAAACTGGCGGAAAACGGAAATGGCGAACAAACGATAGCATATGAAGAAGCTCTACAGCCTACGGTAACACATTATGTCATCAAAGAAGGCTCAAATTGGGTATGGGAAGTTATAGCAGTCATTATAGGACTTTTAGCTCAGGCTGTCTTAGCCATATTTACAGCAGGGGCATCCTTATTGATAGGCTCCATTGTCATCTTAATATTGACGGGTGTTTTGGCTAAAACCCCTGATATTATTCAAAATTGGAATATTCATACGTCCCCGAGCATCGAACCTTTTTTAGAAAATACGACTTCCGAAATTATTTGGAATGCCAGTGACACTTTTAAATTAGATTATGCCGGGTTAGCAGGACCGCTCCAATTAGGCGGGAAGTTTGCATGA